The following proteins are encoded in a genomic region of Phycisphaerae bacterium:
- a CDS encoding FliI/YscN family ATPase, giving the protein MSVLAEQIETARRVSTLAIEGRVASAAGLTIQAKGIPAPVGSMCEIITGPDRVIRAEVIGFQKETTLLMPLSEIEGLASGQRVRHVTSSQKVPVGPSLLGRVVNAMGVPMDGGGPLSVDSYYPLHRPAPEAMGRPRIDAPLSVGIRSINALTTIGLGQRVGVFAGTGVGKSVLLGMMARYTSADVCVIALVGERGRELQDFIAKDLGTEGMRRSVVVVATSDESPPMRLRATFAATAVAEYFRDQGANVLLLVDSITRMAMAARQIGLAAGEPPATKGYPPSVFAAMPRLLERSGRTEQGSITGLYTVLVEGDDLNDPVSDAARGILDGHIVLSRKLANRGLYPAVSVLDSISRVMTDVVNAEHVRAAQRVKRMMAVWDEIEDLVNIGAYAAGTNPEFDMVIRMRPALEEFMRQDVSQGVDSAAAAADLLELSARMDESPAKVTSEPGGPGRGVVGQAKAGGAATRVANANRANSNGKPAARRGS; this is encoded by the coding sequence AAACGGCGCGCCGCGTCTCGACGCTCGCCATCGAGGGCCGTGTTGCATCGGCGGCGGGCCTGACGATTCAGGCAAAAGGCATTCCCGCACCGGTCGGCTCGATGTGCGAGATCATCACGGGGCCGGACCGCGTCATTCGAGCCGAGGTGATCGGTTTTCAAAAAGAAACGACGCTCCTCATGCCGCTGTCCGAGATCGAAGGTCTGGCGAGTGGCCAGCGCGTACGGCATGTCACCAGCTCGCAGAAAGTTCCGGTCGGACCGTCTCTCCTGGGGCGCGTGGTGAATGCGATGGGCGTTCCGATGGATGGCGGCGGGCCACTGTCGGTTGATTCGTATTATCCCCTTCACCGGCCCGCTCCGGAGGCGATGGGGCGCCCTCGGATTGATGCACCGCTGTCAGTGGGCATTCGTTCGATCAATGCGCTGACGACCATCGGACTGGGGCAGCGTGTCGGTGTGTTCGCGGGAACGGGCGTCGGCAAGAGTGTGCTCCTGGGCATGATGGCACGATACACGTCGGCGGATGTTTGCGTGATTGCGCTCGTCGGCGAGCGCGGCCGCGAGTTGCAGGATTTCATAGCAAAAGACCTTGGGACCGAAGGCATGCGGCGCTCGGTGGTCGTTGTGGCCACTTCGGATGAATCTCCCCCGATGCGATTGCGCGCGACGTTCGCGGCGACGGCTGTCGCGGAGTATTTTCGGGATCAGGGCGCCAATGTTCTCCTGCTGGTGGATTCGATCACACGCATGGCGATGGCCGCGAGGCAGATCGGTCTGGCGGCGGGCGAGCCTCCGGCGACGAAGGGATATCCGCCCAGCGTGTTTGCAGCGATGCCGCGCCTGCTGGAGCGCAGCGGCCGCACGGAGCAGGGGTCGATCACGGGTCTCTACACGGTACTTGTCGAAGGGGACGATTTGAATGATCCGGTTTCGGACGCGGCGCGCGGCATTCTGGACGGTCACATCGTGCTAAGTCGGAAGTTGGCAAATCGGGGGCTTTATCCGGCGGTCAGCGTGCTGGACAGCATCAGCCGGGTCATGACGGACGTCGTCAATGCGGAGCACGTCCGCGCGGCGCAGCGCGTGAAGCGGATGATGGCGGTGTGGGACGAGATTGAGGACCTCGTGAACATCGGCGCCTATGCGGCCGGGACGAACCCTGAGTTCGACATGGTGATCCGGATGCGCCCCGCACTCGAGGAATTCATGAGGCAGGATGTTTCGCAGGGCGTGGACTCCGCCGCTGCTGCAGCGGACCTCCTGGAATTATCCGCGAGGATGGATGAATCTCCGGCGAAGGTCACCAGCGAGCCGGGCGGACCCGGGCGCGGCGTGGTCGGACAAGCGAAGGCGGGCGGCGCGGCGACACGCGTCGCGAACGCCAATCGAGCGAACTCGAATGGGAAACCCGCGGCTCGTCGTGGTTCCTGA